From Bacteroidia bacterium, the proteins below share one genomic window:
- a CDS encoding DMT family transporter, with protein sequence MDKQLPFFKSPYFQLHLSVFLFGFTAILGASADLSSFWLVWHRCWLAIIGFAVIGIIRNGDSFFTFRNPVRLIFIGGILALHWLLFFLSIRLSSASITLACLGTGTLFTALLEPVFLPERKLHWVEILVSGIVLAGLLLIYQVDAEFSLGILVALLSTLLSSLYSVLNKKYITHLDTVYVNFMELWGSFGVVSLCIPILFWLNEPIELFPSQQDWGLLLILAWLCTCFAYILSINALKKVSAFTYILSVNMEPVYGILMAWILLGEKDVVHLSFILGTMLILSSVIVYPWLKTKITASSK encoded by the coding sequence TTGGACAAACAACTGCCTTTTTTTAAAAGCCCTTATTTTCAGTTACACCTTTCTGTTTTTTTATTTGGCTTTACTGCAATTTTAGGGGCATCGGCTGATTTATCCTCATTTTGGTTAGTATGGCACCGATGTTGGCTCGCTATTATAGGTTTTGCCGTTATCGGAATTATCAGAAATGGAGATAGCTTTTTTACCTTTCGGAATCCTGTCAGATTAATCTTTATTGGAGGGATATTAGCCTTACATTGGCTGCTGTTTTTTCTATCCATTAGGTTATCTTCAGCATCAATAACGTTGGCTTGTTTAGGTACAGGGACTTTATTTACAGCATTATTAGAGCCTGTTTTTTTACCCGAACGTAAACTTCATTGGGTTGAAATTTTAGTTAGCGGCATTGTCTTAGCTGGCTTATTGTTAATCTATCAAGTAGATGCAGAATTTAGTCTTGGAATTTTAGTAGCATTATTAAGTACCTTATTATCATCATTATACAGTGTTTTAAATAAAAAATATATTACCCATTTAGATACAGTTTATGTAAATTTTATGGAGTTATGGGGGAGTTTTGGAGTAGTTTCCTTATGTATTCCGATACTATTTTGGCTTAACGAACCTATTGAGTTATTTCCCTCCCAACAAGATTGGGGTTTATTGCTCATATTGGCTTGGCTTTGTACTTGCTTTGCTTACATACTGTCTATTAACGCATTAAAGAAAGTTTCTGCCTTTACGTACATATTGTCTGTTAATATGGAGCCGGTTTATGGTATTTTGATGGCTTGGATTTTGTTAGGAGAAAAGGATGTTGTACATTTGAGTTTCATCTTAGGAACTATGTTAATTCTTTCTTCGGTAATTGTGTATCCATGGCTAAAAACAAAGATAACGGCATCCTCAAAATAG
- the dnaN gene encoding DNA polymerase III subunit beta, with protein sequence MKFIISSSELLQQVGLVVGVVPAKAVVPIIQNLLFEVTDKRLTITATDLENTMHTTTAVEAEEDSRKVCLPAKLILDILKAIDNQPITITIPENSFVCEVTTLNGKYKISGENGEDFPRITLPENTRSVQMPMPYLVRAIEKTLFAASTDEHRPAMNGMLFNFKEKSATFVATDATRLVKYQRTDIESDSEFKFILPPKALKLLKGSASGSAELIRIDFNDRNAVFNIGSIMLVCQLIDDRYPEYEAVIPIQSPNRLIVNKKDFISSLKRLIIFANKTSHLSRFKLIGNSIELTAEDQDLANEAKETLHGLYEGEELEIGFNSQMIQEIITNTDTEDVILELGTPGRAVIILPTTQEANENVLMLAMPSMLNSSY encoded by the coding sequence ATGAAGTTCATTATTTCATCTTCCGAATTATTACAACAAGTAGGCTTAGTTGTTGGGGTTGTACCGGCGAAGGCAGTTGTTCCAATCATTCAAAATCTGCTATTTGAGGTTACCGATAAGCGACTAACCATAACTGCCACAGATTTAGAGAACACGATGCACACAACAACGGCTGTAGAAGCCGAAGAAGATAGCCGTAAAGTTTGCTTACCAGCAAAACTCATATTAGATATTTTAAAAGCTATTGATAATCAGCCAATTACAATCACTATTCCAGAAAATAGCTTTGTATGTGAAGTTACAACTTTAAACGGTAAATACAAAATCAGTGGTGAAAACGGCGAAGATTTTCCCCGAATAACCCTTCCGGAAAATACCCGTTCCGTTCAAATGCCGATGCCCTACTTAGTTCGAGCTATCGAAAAAACACTGTTTGCCGCTTCAACAGATGAACATAGGCCGGCAATGAACGGTATGTTGTTCAACTTTAAAGAAAAAAGTGCCACTTTCGTAGCCACAGACGCAACACGCTTGGTTAAATATCAACGCACTGATATTGAGAGCGATTCAGAATTTAAGTTTATATTACCGCCTAAGGCACTAAAACTCTTAAAAGGCTCCGCAAGCGGCTCTGCCGAACTGATACGCATAGACTTTAACGACAGAAACGCTGTTTTTAATATCGGAAGTATCATGTTGGTATGCCAGTTAATTGACGATAGATACCCGGAATATGAAGCCGTAATCCCAATTCAAAGCCCTAATCGCTTGATTGTAAATAAAAAAGACTTTATATCTTCATTAAAACGTTTAATTATCTTTGCCAACAAAACCTCTCATCTATCTCGATTTAAACTTATTGGTAACTCTATAGAACTTACTGCCGAAGACCAAGATTTAGCAAACGAAGCCAAAGAGACTTTACACGGCCTTTATGAAGGTGAAGAATTAGAAATCGGCTTTAACTCCCAAATGATTCAAGAAATTATTACAAACACAGATACAGAAGACGTAATATTAGAGCTTGGCACTCCGGGGCGAGCAGTGATTATTTTACCGACAACCCAAGAAGCAAACGAAAATGTATTGATGCTCGCAATGCCCAGTATGTTAAATAGCTCTTACTAA
- a CDS encoding DUF4412 domain-containing protein, whose protein sequence is MLWIKHTLFWIALLTTGIAFGQHDGTAFSKPDVPEFEGTINYSIAITGKNAKGFAADEPIQKMDQHYRKGDFIIQLYEGSFPTSILYILDSNKVYYIDAANKRYFLKDKYQYTKKDTIPIAVKKSEEQIILGHKCSTWEVTKGSETTTYYVSDKIYVDISHFKKKPRTKAIFLIKGLDGRIPLKTIRKTPDLTITTTATRLLPKALDIQNFRIPKDFKRHIRDWRR, encoded by the coding sequence ATGCTTTGGATAAAACACACATTATTTTGGATCGCTCTTTTAACAACGGGTATTGCTTTTGGGCAGCATGACGGAACGGCTTTCTCAAAACCGGATGTTCCTGAATTTGAGGGAACTATCAACTATTCTATAGCCATAACCGGAAAAAACGCCAAAGGATTTGCAGCAGACGAACCAATACAAAAAATGGATCAACATTATAGAAAAGGAGATTTTATCATACAACTCTATGAAGGCTCATTTCCTACCTCTATTTTATACATTTTGGATTCTAATAAAGTCTATTACATAGATGCAGCCAATAAAAGATACTTTCTAAAAGATAAATATCAGTACACTAAAAAAGATACCATTCCAATAGCTGTAAAAAAATCGGAAGAACAAATAATCTTGGGTCACAAATGCTCTACTTGGGAGGTTACTAAGGGTAGCGAAACCACAACATATTACGTTTCAGATAAAATCTATGTAGATATTAGCCATTTCAAGAAGAAGCCCAGAACCAAAGCTATCTTTCTGATAAAAGGCTTAGACGGCAGAATACCACTCAAAACAATCCGTAAAACTCCTGACTTAACCATAACAACTACCGCTACCCGGCTTTTGCCAAAAGCATTAGATATTCAGAATTTCAGAATTCCTAAAGACTTTAAGCGACATATAAGAGATTGGCGGCGTTAG
- a CDS encoding 5-(carboxyamino)imidazole ribonucleotide synthase, which produces MGNYLFSNPSFKLGILGGGQLGKMLLQVCNSWDIHTEVLDPYKEPPARFLCQKYHQGDYTDYQTVKKFGQNLDLITIEIENVNTDALNSLQNQGKLISPNPATVATIQDKGNQKSFFFRNNLPTAPCRFFTNAHEIHISIQKQQINFPFVQKLRTGGYDGYGVQVIHNQGNLNKLFDAPSIVEPLVSIQKELSVIIARSRSGEIKVFPMVEMVFHPTANLVEYLLCPAHVSDSVVKDANDIAHTLVESLSFVGLLAVEFFLTDNNELLINEIAPRPHNSGHHTIESCVTSQYEQLLRAILGFPLGSTKLRTPAVMLNILGEDGHDGNVKYLGIPECLNIEGVKIHVYGKKHIRPFRKMGHVTIVDENLEHAIQKAEQVKQLLKAVSA; this is translated from the coding sequence ATGGGTAATTATTTATTCAGTAATCCATCGTTCAAATTGGGTATTTTAGGCGGCGGGCAGCTTGGTAAAATGCTCTTGCAGGTGTGCAATTCATGGGATATTCACACAGAAGTTTTAGACCCCTATAAAGAACCTCCTGCCCGATTTTTATGCCAAAAATACCATCAAGGAGATTATACTGATTATCAAACAGTTAAAAAGTTTGGGCAAAATCTTGATTTAATAACCATAGAAATTGAAAACGTAAATACGGATGCCCTCAATTCATTGCAAAATCAGGGAAAATTAATATCACCTAATCCGGCAACCGTAGCAACTATTCAAGATAAAGGTAACCAAAAATCTTTTTTCTTCAGAAATAATTTACCTACTGCCCCCTGCCGTTTTTTTACAAATGCCCATGAAATTCATATCAGCATACAGAAGCAGCAGATTAATTTTCCATTTGTACAGAAATTACGTACAGGCGGATATGACGGTTACGGAGTACAAGTGATTCATAATCAGGGAAATTTGAATAAACTATTCGATGCTCCAAGTATCGTAGAGCCGCTTGTTTCTATCCAAAAAGAACTTTCTGTAATCATCGCCCGAAGCCGGTCAGGAGAAATTAAAGTATTTCCTATGGTTGAAATGGTTTTTCACCCAACAGCTAATTTGGTTGAATACTTACTTTGCCCCGCCCATGTTTCAGATTCGGTAGTTAAAGATGCCAATGATATTGCCCACACATTGGTAGAATCACTGTCTTTTGTGGGTCTTTTAGCAGTAGAGTTTTTTTTAACGGATAACAACGAGTTACTTATCAACGAAATAGCTCCACGCCCGCACAACAGCGGTCATCATACAATTGAATCCTGCGTAACCAGCCAATATGAACAACTGCTACGAGCTATTTTAGGATTCCCTTTAGGAAGCACTAAGTTACGTACACCGGCTGTAATGCTCAATATTTTGGGAGAAGATGGGCACGACGGAAATGTAAAATATCTTGGAATCCCGGAATGCCTAAACATTGAAGGAGTAAAAATTCATGTTTATGGTAAAAAACATATCCGCCCGTTCCGAAAAATGGGGCACGTAACCATCGTGGACGAAAACTTAGAACACGCCATCCAAAAAGCAGAACAAGTTAAACAATTACTGAAAGCAGTTTCTGCATAA
- a CDS encoding RNA methyltransferase, giving the protein MRKLTTYEIEQLHDAALKPTIKTPIVVVLENIRSLHNVGSIFRSADAFNIQKIFLCGITGIPPHREIQKTALGATETVDWEFYNHTQDCISNLKKDNYKIIAVEQTDQSIDISRLSILPKQSLAFILGNEVNGISAEILELCDAAVSIQQYGDKHSLNVSVAAGIVFFSILQKLTDQ; this is encoded by the coding sequence ATGAGAAAATTAACAACTTACGAGATAGAACAACTACATGATGCAGCTCTAAAACCAACTATTAAAACTCCGATTGTAGTAGTTTTAGAAAATATCCGCAGCCTGCATAATGTAGGGTCAATTTTCAGAAGTGCCGATGCCTTTAATATTCAGAAAATATTTTTATGTGGAATTACCGGCATCCCCCCCCACCGAGAAATCCAAAAAACAGCCCTTGGTGCAACCGAAACAGTAGATTGGGAATTTTACAACCATACCCAAGATTGCATAAGCAATTTAAAAAAAGATAATTACAAAATAATTGCCGTAGAGCAAACAGACCAAAGTATTGATATTTCTCGGTTAAGCATTCTCCCTAAGCAGTCATTAGCATTTATTTTGGGAAATGAAGTTAATGGCATTTCAGCAGAAATCCTTGAACTCTGTGATGCCGCCGTTTCCATCCAACAATACGGAGATAAACATAGCTTAAATGTATCCGTAGCCGCCGGAATTGTGTTTTTTAGCATCCTGCAAAAATTAACAGACCAATAA
- a CDS encoding tetratricopeptide repeat protein has protein sequence MLLPIRNFGIKLFSLLTVSYLLSGCGPEGLINKTKYNGKKVTNTCKNFETEAKAMLASNMGQTTLRVSEYDNSQFDYFYLEPGQYEIKGDTLYFRMIGDMEYGKYLTKGVAVHVTAEYSSQEHLKNIESEPQGQLGMLVIDETYYKANNTPFFLYKIPVGKKLDGRQVILKFSIVQYKKGKVAKVFCNTVEVPLGPMEPNCCTDQPWEQANTGSLVILPDINIKDENYRYKGFQGTLDLIFPMSSTKFNENELTDVITNYLAKYEAEGFKANTINIEGYASQGGTEEFNQKLSEARSLAVFNDLTKKMPKEKAETIKIEYSGKGEDWERFDLLTKTAVMTDEERKQVLTISASSATKDEKEAELRKLPHWDKLVKEVLENCRHTFITFTFDYQPDKMYTEMYPSKMPVISPELYNVATKKMTIGKYIKGTDAQKGLRVLNMLIPNNEKANLFAMRCTYLFGINDIASAIKDIEKAQSLDKNNQDYAMASLAFKTKFASNYSLDERMKMLDAYNDYAIKYPNNKGLYFNRAVMMEKVGFISGALAEYSNLITESSKTATGLNNRGVAELKTNRFAEAEADFKEAISLDPSQAEPYFNLALIYAYKGLPDKCVENLDKAIEINPKYKDDVMTNPVFSVMRDNPKFSKYK, from the coding sequence ATGCTATTACCCATAAGAAATTTTGGAATAAAATTATTTTCGCTACTAACGGTTAGTTATCTGCTTAGTGGATGCGGCCCGGAAGGTTTGATAAACAAGACGAAATACAACGGAAAAAAAGTTACTAACACTTGTAAGAACTTTGAAACCGAAGCAAAAGCGATGCTTGCCTCAAATATGGGACAAACGACCCTCCGCGTAAGTGAATATGATAACTCTCAGTTTGACTATTTCTACTTAGAACCCGGTCAGTACGAAATAAAAGGAGACACCTTGTATTTCAGAATGATCGGCGACATGGAGTACGGAAAATATTTGACCAAAGGAGTAGCTGTTCATGTAACAGCCGAGTATTCATCACAAGAACATCTGAAAAATATTGAATCAGAACCCCAAGGACAATTGGGAATGCTCGTTATTGATGAGACTTACTACAAGGCAAATAACACACCGTTTTTCTTGTATAAGATTCCGGTCGGCAAAAAATTAGATGGCCGGCAGGTAATCCTGAAGTTCTCAATCGTTCAATACAAAAAAGGAAAAGTAGCTAAGGTATTTTGCAATACAGTGGAAGTTCCACTAGGCCCAATGGAGCCAAACTGCTGCACAGACCAACCTTGGGAGCAGGCTAATACCGGTTCATTGGTAATACTACCAGATATTAACATTAAAGATGAAAACTACCGCTATAAGGGATTTCAAGGAACATTAGACCTTATCTTCCCGATGAGTTCAACCAAGTTTAATGAAAACGAATTAACAGACGTTATCACAAACTACTTAGCCAAATACGAAGCCGAAGGCTTTAAGGCAAATACCATTAACATTGAAGGTTATGCTTCACAAGGCGGAACGGAAGAATTTAACCAAAAACTTTCAGAAGCACGCTCTCTTGCTGTCTTTAATGACCTAACGAAAAAAATGCCTAAAGAAAAGGCTGAAACAATCAAAATTGAATATTCCGGTAAAGGTGAAGATTGGGAACGCTTTGACCTACTCACCAAAACAGCCGTAATGACTGATGAAGAGCGTAAGCAGGTTCTAACTATATCCGCTTCCAGTGCCACCAAAGATGAAAAAGAAGCAGAACTCCGTAAACTGCCCCATTGGGATAAACTCGTAAAAGAAGTATTGGAAAACTGCCGTCATACATTCATCACCTTTACTTTCGATTATCAACCGGATAAAATGTACACCGAAATGTATCCCTCCAAAATGCCGGTTATCTCTCCTGAATTGTATAACGTAGCAACCAAAAAAATGACCATTGGTAAATACATAAAAGGAACTGATGCTCAAAAAGGACTGCGTGTACTTAATATGTTGATTCCAAATAATGAAAAAGCTAACCTATTTGCAATGCGCTGCACCTACTTATTTGGTATCAACGACATAGCCTCTGCTATTAAAGACATTGAAAAAGCACAATCCTTAGATAAAAATAACCAAGACTATGCTATGGCTTCTTTGGCTTTCAAAACTAAATTTGCCAGCAACTATTCCCTTGATGAACGCATGAAAATGCTTGATGCTTACAATGACTATGCTATAAAATACCCCAACAACAAAGGCTTGTATTTCAACCGTGCTGTGATGATGGAAAAAGTAGGTTTTATTTCCGGTGCCTTAGCTGAATATTCAAACTTAATTACAGAATCTTCCAAAACAGCTACAGGACTAAATAACCGCGGTGTAGCAGAGCTAAAAACCAATCGTTTTGCAGAAGCAGAGGCAGATTTTAAAGAAGCTATCTCCTTAGACCCCTCACAAGCTGAACCATATTTTAACCTTGCTTTAATTTATGCTTACAAAGGACTTCCAGATAAATGTGTAGAAAACTTAGATAAAGCCATTGAAATTAACCCTAAGTATAAAGATGACGTTATGACGAATCCGGTTTTCTCTGTAATGCGTGATAACCCAAAATTCAGTAAATACAAATAA
- a CDS encoding glycosyltransferase family 4 protein encodes MRIGVNTRLLLAGKLEGLGRYAHEVLSRLVQIYPQHEFYFFFDRKYDPQFIYAPNVTPVVVYPSARHPVLYYIWFEWALPYYLKKLNIDLFFSPEGYLCLNSQVSQIHVVHDLAFEHYPQDISYLEGLFYRFFYPKYLQKAQKTVAISEFTRQDILNYYSADPQKIIPIWNGVSENFHPIDEAEQLKTRQKYTAGYPYFLYVGSIHPRKNLSNLIRAFNIFKKNTLTPHKLVIVGRKAWDYQKVLMDSNECSYRDDILFTGYIADEDLVKLYASCEAVCYVSYFEGFGLPAVEGFRSGVPVIASNTTSLPEVCGDAAILVDPHSPQDIANGMAQLIQNPEYRKNLIERGNDRVKLFSWQNTAESIGKLIFGS; translated from the coding sequence ATGCGTATAGGAGTAAATACAAGGCTATTGCTTGCAGGAAAATTAGAAGGTCTTGGGCGTTATGCCCATGAAGTACTGTCTCGTTTGGTTCAAATTTATCCCCAACATGAGTTTTATTTTTTCTTTGACCGAAAATATGACCCACAATTTATCTATGCCCCAAATGTAACTCCGGTTGTTGTTTACCCTTCGGCAAGGCATCCCGTTTTGTATTATATCTGGTTTGAATGGGCACTACCCTACTATTTAAAAAAGTTAAACATTGATTTGTTTTTTTCTCCCGAAGGTTATTTATGCCTAAATAGCCAAGTATCTCAAATTCATGTAGTTCATGATTTAGCTTTTGAGCATTATCCGCAAGATATTTCGTATTTAGAAGGCTTATTCTATCGCTTTTTTTATCCGAAATATCTCCAAAAGGCTCAAAAAACAGTTGCTATATCAGAGTTTACCCGTCAGGATATTTTAAATTATTATTCTGCAGATCCCCAAAAAATCATCCCTATTTGGAATGGAGTCAGTGAAAATTTTCACCCCATAGATGAAGCCGAACAATTAAAAACGCGCCAAAAATACACAGCCGGCTATCCTTATTTCTTGTATGTAGGTTCAATTCATCCACGAAAAAACCTTTCTAACTTGATACGTGCTTTCAATATTTTTAAAAAAAACACATTAACTCCACATAAGTTAGTTATTGTGGGAAGAAAAGCTTGGGATTATCAAAAAGTTCTAATGGACTCCAATGAATGCAGTTATCGTGATGATATTTTATTTACCGGCTATATTGCTGATGAAGACTTAGTGAAGTTATATGCATCCTGCGAAGCAGTTTGCTATGTATCTTATTTTGAGGGGTTTGGATTACCTGCTGTAGAAGGTTTCCGAAGTGGTGTGCCGGTCATTGCTTCTAATACTACCTCTTTGCCGGAAGTATGTGGCGATGCTGCTATTTTGGTAGATCCACATTCTCCGCAAGATATTGCTAATGGTATGGCTCAGCTAATTCAAAATCCCGAATACAGAAAAAACCTGATTGAACGCGGAAATGACCGTGTAAAATTATTTTCATGGCAAAACACTGCAGAATCAATCGGAAAATTGATATTTGGTAGCTAA
- the yidD gene encoding membrane protein insertion efficiency factor YidD has product MNLLKIKLLFYAITYLTVSLINAQKLDNQDINSIEDFHIQLTRKSPKPKPKLSQKPLYVKLNPLYWVLYGSLRFYQTVLSAQLSKNCMYEPSCSRFSKEAIQQFGIIKGIALSADRLTRCSRSVAKEIPTIRITKRRKYFDPPKLYHLKSFHNFN; this is encoded by the coding sequence ATGAATCTTTTAAAAATTAAACTCTTGTTTTATGCAATTACTTATCTAACAGTTTCGTTAATAAATGCACAAAAACTTGATAATCAAGATATTAATTCTATAGAAGACTTTCATATCCAACTTACTCGTAAGTCGCCTAAACCAAAACCTAAATTATCTCAAAAGCCGCTCTACGTTAAACTAAATCCACTTTACTGGGTTTTGTACGGGTCTTTACGATTTTATCAAACGGTATTATCTGCACAGCTATCCAAAAATTGTATGTATGAACCGTCTTGCTCCCGTTTTAGCAAAGAAGCTATTCAGCAATTTGGAATCATCAAAGGGATAGCGTTATCAGCCGACCGCTTAACAAGATGTTCTCGGTCGGTAGCCAAAGAAATACCGACTATTCGTATCACCAAAAGACGTAAATATTTTGACCCACCCAAATTGTACCATTTAAAATCATTTCATAACTTTAACTAA
- a CDS encoding phosphatase PAP2 family protein, which produces MLQELDQGLFLWLNQFHQSNIDSLMVFATEKWTWLPWYGVWIFWLGYRYRWRLLPWLICLALLITLADQISSGFTKPFFERLRPCHEQSLQGLIHLLIPNCGGKFGFISSHAANTAVLAAWLITTVLKKNPVLQTIWVLWALLVSYSRIYVGVHYPGDILAGWILGITLAFGLKYCLVQWSIPVSGLYKNA; this is translated from the coding sequence ATGCTTCAAGAGTTAGATCAAGGTTTATTTTTATGGTTAAACCAATTTCATCAGTCAAATATTGATTCGTTGATGGTTTTTGCTACCGAAAAATGGACTTGGCTACCTTGGTATGGCGTTTGGATATTTTGGCTTGGCTATCGTTACCGTTGGCGGTTGCTCCCTTGGTTAATTTGCCTTGCGTTGCTAATTACCTTAGCAGACCAGATTTCATCCGGTTTCACAAAGCCTTTTTTTGAGCGATTGCGCCCTTGCCATGAACAGAGTTTGCAGGGGTTAATCCATTTGCTTATCCCAAACTGTGGTGGAAAATTTGGCTTTATCTCATCCCATGCGGCTAATACCGCAGTATTAGCCGCATGGTTGATAACTACTGTCTTGAAGAAAAACCCTGTTTTACAAACTATTTGGGTTTTGTGGGCATTATTGGTAAGTTATTCTCGGATTTATGTAGGTGTGCATTATCCCGGAGATATTTTAGCCGGCTGGATCTTAGGAATTACCCTTGCTTTTGGCTTAAAATATTGCTTAGTTCAATGGTCTATTCCTGTAAGTGGCTTATACAAAAATGCTTAG
- a CDS encoding DUF1599 domain-containing protein: MNTSDQYYQVIATCKQLFLKKHLDYGASWQILRLTSVTDQLFIKAKRIRTIEDTGKNSVQEPIENEYVGLINYAIIALIILSGGNHEDNIEKYYDQAVVRAFETYLAKNQDYGEAWRDMRTSSLTDLILMKILRIRSIEDNNGKTIASEGVDANYIDILNYAVFALIQLGFVKN, translated from the coding sequence TTGAATACCTCAGATCAATATTATCAAGTTATAGCAACTTGCAAACAACTTTTTCTAAAAAAACATTTAGACTACGGGGCTTCTTGGCAAATATTAAGATTAACTTCGGTAACTGACCAACTCTTTATTAAAGCAAAAAGGATTCGGACAATCGAAGATACAGGAAAAAATTCTGTTCAAGAACCCATTGAAAATGAATATGTTGGCTTAATAAACTATGCAATAATCGCATTGATAATATTATCCGGAGGCAATCATGAAGATAACATTGAAAAATACTATGATCAAGCAGTAGTCAGAGCCTTTGAAACCTATCTCGCTAAAAATCAAGATTATGGAGAAGCTTGGAGAGATATGAGAACCTCATCCTTAACGGATTTGATACTCATGAAGATTCTGCGTATCCGTAGTATTGAAGATAATAACGGAAAAACAATCGCTTCCGAAGGAGTTGATGCAAATTATATTGATATTCTGAATTATGCTGTATTTGCTTTAATTCAATTAGGCTTTGTAAAAAACTAA